A single Paenibacillus sp. FSL R5-0517 DNA region contains:
- the mutL gene encoding DNA mismatch repair endonuclease MutL: MAKIHVLDEHIANQIAAGEVVERPASVVKELLENSVDAGATKIEVTVEEGGLLSIRVKDNGSGIEPEDMETAFYRHATSKIAHGRDLFQITSLGFRGEALASIAAVSKVEVLSASNNDGRGRRIVIEGGNLVSHEDATSPQGTDFVVKELFYNTPARLKYMKTIQTELGHISDVLYRMAMSHPNISFRLRHNENVLLQTLGNGDLLQVVAAIYGTSAAKAMLPIQGESLDYRVSGLISLPEWTRANRGGMSTIVNGRFVRNYGLNQAILKSYHTLLPINRFPLVVVQLEMHPSLVDVNVHPAKLEVRFSKEPELYEFVETTLRGILRQEVLIPQVKKQQIRRGDDSSFIQEQFLFPRGPLKDQSDAEGYGQQGPLGKPSNALLKLNTEDDDLDAPADLSAVQPVAENGQTMPLPEAPPEVTHPPEQLESWNGHILQKGSSHDGGQTNANVQEATKEVSTSSSEASPKSDLSSQDRVAAEKPLTDGKPTTYQSDPVTLPVREARSPYNPSSSARTERTWKTSGLPDATKLAAAIKSDASMPAFPELSLIGQHHGTYLIAQNDQGLYLIDQHAAHERVNYEYYYEKFGNPAQASQELLLPITLEFTPSETEKLKTRLAWFEQAGVYLEHFGGQTFRVRSHPFWFPKGDEKDIIEEMSEWVLSERSIDVAKMREAASIMCSCKASIKANQKLTDQEAEVLIQRLGSCRQPYTCPHGRPIVVSFSTYDLEKLFKRVM, encoded by the coding sequence GTGGCGAAAATACATGTGCTAGATGAACATATTGCCAACCAGATTGCGGCTGGTGAGGTGGTCGAACGACCTGCTTCAGTCGTCAAGGAGTTGCTTGAAAACTCGGTGGATGCAGGCGCCACCAAGATTGAGGTGACGGTGGAAGAGGGCGGACTCCTCAGTATTCGTGTCAAAGACAATGGGTCAGGTATCGAGCCAGAGGATATGGAAACGGCCTTTTATCGTCATGCAACCAGCAAAATAGCCCATGGACGAGATCTGTTCCAGATCACAAGTCTTGGATTTCGCGGGGAAGCCCTGGCGAGTATTGCCGCAGTCTCCAAGGTAGAGGTGTTATCGGCAAGTAACAATGACGGGCGGGGGCGCCGCATTGTAATTGAAGGCGGGAACCTTGTCTCTCATGAAGATGCAACCTCGCCCCAAGGTACAGATTTTGTAGTGAAAGAACTTTTTTACAATACACCAGCCAGACTCAAATATATGAAAACGATCCAGACGGAACTCGGACATATATCTGATGTTCTATACCGAATGGCGATGTCGCATCCAAACATTTCGTTCAGATTGCGCCATAATGAGAATGTGTTGCTTCAGACGCTGGGTAACGGCGATCTGCTGCAAGTGGTTGCAGCCATCTATGGGACAAGTGCTGCCAAAGCGATGCTTCCTATTCAGGGTGAAAGTCTGGATTACCGGGTGAGCGGGCTGATCAGCCTGCCAGAATGGACACGAGCGAATCGTGGTGGTATGTCGACGATCGTTAATGGGCGATTTGTTCGCAATTACGGTCTCAATCAGGCGATTCTCAAATCCTACCATACCTTGCTGCCCATCAATCGCTTCCCGCTTGTCGTGGTGCAGTTGGAGATGCATCCCTCTCTTGTGGATGTGAACGTGCATCCGGCCAAGTTGGAAGTACGTTTTAGCAAGGAACCAGAACTCTATGAATTTGTGGAGACGACGTTGAGGGGGATCCTCCGGCAGGAAGTATTGATTCCGCAGGTCAAGAAGCAGCAGATTCGACGTGGAGATGATAGTTCCTTTATCCAGGAACAATTCCTCTTTCCGCGTGGTCCGCTGAAAGACCAGTCTGATGCAGAAGGCTATGGACAACAAGGTCCACTCGGGAAACCTTCTAATGCATTGTTAAAGTTAAATACGGAAGATGATGATCTGGATGCTCCGGCGGATCTTTCCGCAGTACAACCGGTAGCTGAAAACGGACAGACAATGCCGCTGCCCGAAGCTCCACCTGAGGTTACACACCCCCCTGAGCAGTTAGAAAGTTGGAACGGGCATATTTTGCAGAAGGGGTCGAGTCATGATGGAGGGCAGACAAATGCTAACGTGCAGGAAGCTACTAAAGAGGTAAGTACAAGTTCTTCCGAAGCTTCTCCAAAGTCTGATCTTTCTTCTCAAGATCGTGTAGCAGCAGAGAAACCGCTGACTGATGGCAAACCGACTACCTACCAGTCCGATCCCGTAACTTTGCCGGTTAGGGAAGCACGTTCACCCTACAATCCGTCTTCGAGTGCGAGAACTGAACGGACGTGGAAAACTTCAGGTTTGCCTGATGCCACTAAACTTGCTGCTGCCATTAAATCGGATGCATCCATGCCGGCATTTCCGGAGCTGAGCCTCATTGGACAGCATCATGGTACGTATTTAATCGCGCAAAATGACCAAGGTTTATATTTGATTGACCAGCACGCCGCTCATGAACGTGTGAATTATGAATATTATTACGAGAAATTCGGTAATCCTGCTCAGGCCTCACAAGAGTTACTGCTGCCGATTACCTTGGAATTCACACCTTCGGAGACGGAAAAGCTGAAAACAAGGCTGGCCTGGTTCGAGCAGGCCGGTGTATATTTGGAGCATTTTGGTGGACAGACGTTCCGTGTTCGTTCCCATCCATTCTGGTTCCCCAAAGGGGATGAGAAGGACATTATCGAAGAGATGTCCGAATGGGTTCTAAGCGAACGCAGCATAGATGTGGCCAAGATGCGAGAAGCTGCATCCATCATGTGTTCCTGCAAGGCGTCCATCAAAGCCAATCAGAAGCTGACGGATCAGGAAGCAGAAGTGCTGATTCAGCGTCTGGGTTCATGTCGTCAGCCCTACACCTGTCCACATGGGCGGCCGATTGTGGTTTCATTTTCAACGTATGATCTGGAAAAATTATTTAAACGAGTGATGTAG
- the mutS gene encoding DNA mismatch repair protein MutS, whose protein sequence is MAQYTPMIQQYLQVKAEAQDAFLFFRLGDFYEMFFEDAINAARELEITLTARNGGTDDKIPMCGVPYHSADNYIQRLIEKGYKVAICEQMEDASVTKGMVRREIVRVVTPGTVMEGKTLGDKSNNYMVCLTGNQNTLALAACDLSTGELYVTSVPYSKEWLKDEIGIYEPSELVGDAALLETVEAEASPIGRPVVYTAWTKNKEDLVRQQFGEAVWARLEPERQACIARLFSYLSETQKRSLGQLTQISTYEPDHYMILDPFTRRNLELVETVRERSKKGSLLWLLDRTETSMGARMLRRWVDKPLLQKGKINERLEAVDTLYNQFILREDLRAELKDIYDLERLVGRIAFGNANGRDLNALKSSLEKIPGLRQHCSGSSSATLQHIAETMDDCNDLREAIGQAIVDEPPVSVRDGGLIREGYHERLDELREASVNGKQWIAELEAREREATGIRSLKIGYNKVFGYYIEITKSNLSSLPEGRYERKQTLANAERYITPELKEKETLILEAQDKMVDIEYGLFAELRERLNKEIARLQKLAEQVAEIDVYQSFAVISAERNFVRPTLTDGYDLVVEEGRHPVVEAVMRDGAFIANHTAMTKEEARILLITGPNMAGKSTYMRQVALISILAQVGCFVPACQAEVPIMDRIFTRIGAADDLIGGQSTFMVEMADIQVMTDKATPRSLIIIDELGRGTSTSEGMAIAQSVIEYVHDIIGCKALVSTHFHELAHLEESLDKLANYSMAVQESGDKVNFLRKLIAGAASSSYGIYCARLAGLPDSIIERANGLLHGFEHAAAQVAVGSEYIGNEKQEAGLRLKDGELQHTDSASILREHDTAESADYTSPIEDSTGAGKQHTKKSNSKAQSNASHSDVVQLSIFGDDEPNVATKTDVVVVEDKPAREFIRTMKDIDVMNMTPLQAMQILNDLKLKAQQLS, encoded by the coding sequence ATGGCTCAGTATACGCCAATGATTCAACAATATTTGCAAGTGAAGGCCGAAGCACAAGATGCTTTTCTATTTTTTAGACTGGGCGACTTCTATGAAATGTTCTTCGAGGATGCGATTAATGCTGCCCGTGAACTTGAGATCACGCTGACTGCACGTAACGGAGGCACGGATGACAAAATTCCGATGTGCGGCGTACCTTATCATTCGGCTGACAATTACATACAGCGTCTGATTGAAAAAGGCTATAAAGTTGCGATATGTGAACAGATGGAAGATGCGAGTGTAACCAAAGGCATGGTACGACGTGAAATTGTTCGTGTGGTTACACCCGGAACGGTAATGGAAGGCAAAACACTAGGGGACAAATCCAACAACTACATGGTGTGTCTTACTGGTAATCAAAATACGCTCGCGCTCGCAGCCTGTGATCTGTCAACGGGTGAGTTGTATGTGACATCCGTACCCTATTCCAAGGAATGGCTTAAAGACGAAATCGGCATCTACGAACCATCGGAGCTGGTGGGGGATGCAGCGCTGCTTGAAACGGTAGAAGCCGAGGCATCTCCAATCGGTCGCCCTGTGGTCTACACGGCGTGGACAAAGAATAAGGAAGATCTGGTTCGTCAGCAGTTTGGTGAGGCTGTGTGGGCAAGATTAGAACCTGAACGTCAAGCGTGCATTGCACGTCTTTTCTCCTATCTGAGTGAGACACAGAAACGCTCTCTGGGACAATTAACCCAAATCTCAACGTATGAGCCAGATCATTATATGATCTTGGACCCGTTTACCCGCCGGAACCTGGAATTGGTTGAAACCGTGCGTGAACGCTCCAAAAAAGGTTCATTACTCTGGTTGCTTGATCGGACCGAGACGTCCATGGGTGCAAGAATGCTGCGTCGCTGGGTCGATAAGCCATTATTGCAAAAAGGGAAGATTAATGAGCGTCTTGAAGCAGTGGATACGTTGTACAACCAGTTTATATTGCGTGAGGACCTGCGGGCAGAACTCAAAGATATCTATGATCTGGAGCGCTTGGTTGGCCGGATTGCGTTTGGTAATGCCAATGGTCGTGACCTGAATGCGCTCAAATCATCACTGGAGAAAATTCCAGGACTTCGTCAGCATTGCTCAGGATCATCTTCCGCAACACTTCAGCATATTGCCGAAACGATGGATGATTGCAATGATCTGCGTGAAGCGATCGGGCAAGCCATTGTGGACGAGCCGCCTGTATCCGTAAGGGACGGAGGCCTGATTCGTGAAGGGTACCATGAACGTCTGGATGAATTGCGTGAGGCTTCGGTTAACGGGAAACAGTGGATTGCGGAGCTTGAAGCGCGAGAGCGTGAGGCGACAGGCATTCGATCGCTGAAGATTGGATATAACAAAGTGTTTGGTTATTATATCGAGATCACCAAGTCCAATCTGTCCTCACTGCCGGAGGGACGTTATGAACGTAAACAGACACTTGCCAATGCAGAACGTTACATTACGCCGGAGTTGAAGGAAAAAGAGACGCTTATTCTCGAAGCTCAGGACAAAATGGTTGATATTGAGTATGGACTGTTCGCAGAACTGCGCGAGCGGCTGAACAAAGAGATTGCAAGATTGCAAAAGCTGGCTGAACAGGTAGCCGAAATTGATGTGTATCAATCTTTTGCTGTGATTAGTGCTGAGCGAAACTTCGTACGGCCTACGCTGACCGACGGTTATGATCTGGTTGTGGAAGAAGGACGCCATCCGGTGGTCGAGGCGGTCATGCGAGATGGTGCATTTATTGCCAATCACACGGCAATGACCAAGGAAGAGGCCCGTATTCTGCTGATTACTGGACCGAATATGGCTGGTAAGAGCACCTATATGCGACAAGTCGCTTTAATTTCCATTTTGGCGCAAGTGGGTTGTTTTGTGCCTGCGTGTCAAGCGGAGGTGCCGATCATGGATCGCATTTTCACACGAATTGGTGCAGCGGATGATCTCATTGGTGGTCAAAGCACATTCATGGTGGAGATGGCTGACATTCAGGTCATGACGGACAAAGCAACACCACGCAGTCTGATTATAATCGATGAATTGGGACGGGGAACATCAACCAGTGAAGGCATGGCTATTGCTCAGTCTGTTATTGAATATGTACATGATATCATCGGCTGTAAAGCCCTCGTATCCACACATTTCCATGAGCTTGCTCATCTGGAGGAGAGTCTGGACAAGCTGGCTAACTACTCAATGGCGGTACAGGAGAGCGGTGACAAGGTTAATTTCCTGCGCAAATTGATTGCCGGAGCAGCCAGCAGCAGTTATGGTATCTATTGTGCACGCCTTGCAGGTCTGCCTGATAGCATTATTGAGCGGGCGAATGGACTGTTGCATGGATTCGAACATGCGGCTGCGCAAGTAGCGGTGGGTAGTGAATACATCGGCAACGAGAAGCAGGAAGCAGGCTTGAGATTAAAAGATGGAGAGCTCCAACACACGGATTCAGCTTCTATACTCCGGGAGCATGATACTGCGGAAAGTGCAGATTACACATCTCCTATTGAAGATTCAACCGGGGCTGGGAAGCAGCATACCAAGAAATCAAACAGCAAAGCACAGTCCAACGCAAGCCATTCGGATGTGGTTCAACTGTCCATCTTTGGGGATGATGAGCCGAACGTGGCAACGAAAACGGATGTAGTTGTAGTGGAAGATAAGCCAGCGCGAGAATTCATACGGACGATGAAAGATATCGATGTCATGAACATGACGCCTCTTCAGGCGATGCAGATATTAAATGATCTCAAATTGAAGGCACAGCAATTATCCTGA
- a CDS encoding outer spore coat protein CotE: MSLSHKHQCREIITKAICGKGRKFSTVTHTVTPPNGPTSILGAWIINHQYEAVSAGDGIEVIGTYDINIWYSYDKNSQTDVAKETVSYVEHVPLSYLDPKHRTSTVEVSADATQEPSCVEATVSAGGSSVIIRVEREFAVELVAETKVCVKVCTDGCGDYEDKDYEFGSGDGDYDDLDPDLLDDEL; encoded by the coding sequence ATGTCATTGAGTCATAAACATCAATGTAGAGAGATTATCACGAAGGCGATCTGCGGCAAAGGTCGTAAGTTCTCTACCGTAACACATACCGTGACTCCGCCAAATGGTCCGACAAGTATTTTGGGGGCTTGGATTATCAACCACCAATATGAAGCCGTATCAGCGGGTGACGGAATTGAAGTTATTGGTACTTACGATATCAACATTTGGTATTCCTATGACAAGAATTCGCAGACGGATGTAGCCAAAGAAACGGTGTCGTATGTAGAACATGTGCCTTTGTCCTATCTGGACCCGAAACACCGGACTTCCACAGTGGAGGTATCTGCGGATGCAACGCAGGAACCTAGCTGTGTGGAAGCCACAGTATCGGCGGGTGGAAGCAGTGTAATTATCCGGGTAGAACGGGAATTCGCTGTAGAACTCGTTGCCGAAACCAAAGTTTGTGTGAAGGTCTGCACAGATGGTTGCGGTGATTACGAAGACAAGGATTATGAATTTGGCAGTGGTGATGGAGATTATGACGATCTCGATCCCGACCTGCTCGACGATGAGCTGTGA
- a CDS encoding aromatic acid exporter family protein encodes MGFRVIKTAIAALMAVLIADWCGLPGPTSAGLLAILGVDVTRKRSIRTISARFFASVVGLLFASVLFHFLGFHYWVLAVYILIAFPVIVRVGFKEGIVTGSVVVFRVFSGGEMDVNVVLVQIALLLIGLGSAMAVNLAYMPAADPQMLRIRKRIDELFSKIFKEFAATLRNPNEAWAGRELIEADKAILGGIDAAKRSLENQVIHPNEEWSVYFYMRKTQLDSIQHMMHLVSQIYQKMPHAEMVSELFDQLSQDVLTESYTGRTEKLLANVQEEFKRMELPDTREEFEIRSAILQLCRELALYLKVAKKDKAPSPISDRSQSTNE; translated from the coding sequence ATGGGTTTTAGGGTAATTAAAACCGCAATCGCCGCATTAATGGCTGTGTTGATTGCGGACTGGTGCGGCTTGCCAGGACCAACCTCAGCAGGATTGCTTGCCATTCTTGGGGTGGATGTAACGAGAAAACGAAGTATTCGCACCATATCGGCGAGGTTCTTTGCTTCAGTCGTTGGACTTCTATTTGCAAGTGTACTTTTTCACTTTCTAGGATTCCATTACTGGGTACTGGCCGTATACATATTGATCGCATTCCCGGTTATTGTCCGGGTGGGCTTCAAGGAAGGTATTGTAACAGGTTCAGTCGTTGTGTTTCGCGTGTTCAGCGGCGGAGAGATGGACGTGAATGTTGTCCTCGTACAAATTGCTTTGTTACTGATTGGTCTTGGTTCCGCAATGGCGGTTAACCTGGCCTATATGCCAGCAGCAGATCCACAGATGCTGCGCATTCGTAAACGGATCGATGAACTCTTTTCGAAGATTTTCAAAGAATTCGCGGCGACGCTGCGTAATCCCAATGAAGCATGGGCGGGTAGAGAACTGATTGAAGCAGATAAAGCGATTCTGGGTGGTATTGATGCAGCCAAGCGTTCTCTGGAGAATCAGGTGATTCATCCGAATGAGGAATGGAGTGTCTACTTCTATATGCGCAAAACGCAGCTCGACTCCATCCAGCACATGATGCATCTGGTGTCCCAGATCTATCAGAAGATGCCACACGCGGAAATGGTCTCGGAACTGTTCGATCAGCTCAGTCAGGATGTACTTACTGAATCCTACACCGGACGAACTGAAAAACTTCTTGCGAATGTGCAAGAAGAATTCAAACGTATGGAGCTGCCGGATACAAGGGAAGAATTCGAGATTCGTTCCGCAATTCTCCAGTTGTGCCGTGAACTCGCGCTGTATCTGAAAGTCGCGAAGAAGGACAAAGCACCGTCCCCAATATCGGACCGGTCCCAATCTACAAACGAATAA
- a CDS encoding ABC transporter permease: protein MGQLHRDHIQQVARWRHQVLAVQLSMLVCMFLLWEVAGRLRWIDVLLFSYPSKIFAQIGKDIASGELWAHVGVTVGETAVGFLLGTLVGTLLAVLIWWSPFLSKVLDPYMVVFNSMPKVALGPIFIVMFGAGFTAIVMTTLSITVIITTLVVYNSFNEVDPNYIKVIRTFGGDRSEIFTKVVLPASFPAIVSTLKVNVGMAWVGVIVGEFLVAKQGLGYLIIYGFQVFNFTLVLSSLLIIAAVATAMYQLVVYAERKLLAGRR, encoded by the coding sequence ATGGGACAGCTGCATCGGGATCATATTCAGCAGGTGGCCAGATGGCGACATCAAGTTCTTGCCGTACAGTTATCTATGCTCGTATGTATGTTCTTGTTATGGGAAGTGGCGGGCAGGCTCCGTTGGATCGATGTACTGTTATTCAGTTATCCAAGCAAGATATTTGCACAGATTGGCAAGGATATCGCTAGTGGCGAATTATGGGCGCATGTTGGGGTAACCGTAGGGGAAACGGCCGTTGGTTTTTTACTGGGGACACTCGTTGGAACTTTGCTTGCGGTTTTAATTTGGTGGTCTCCTTTTTTGTCCAAAGTGCTGGACCCCTATATGGTTGTGTTCAATAGTATGCCAAAGGTAGCACTCGGCCCAATCTTTATCGTTATGTTCGGCGCAGGTTTTACAGCCATTGTCATGACCACGTTGTCCATCACCGTCATTATTACAACACTGGTGGTGTATAACAGCTTTAATGAAGTGGATCCCAATTATATTAAAGTGATTCGTACGTTTGGTGGAGACCGTTCCGAGATTTTTACGAAAGTTGTATTGCCAGCTTCTTTTCCGGCGATTGTATCCACCTTGAAAGTGAATGTAGGCATGGCCTGGGTGGGTGTAATTGTAGGGGAGTTTTTGGTCGCCAAACAAGGGCTTGGTTATCTCATTATCTATGGATTCCAGGTATTCAACTTCACGCTTGTGTTATCAAGTCTGTTAATTATTGCAGCAGTTGCAACGGCCATGTATCAACTTGTTGTCTATGCAGAGCGCAAATTGCTGGCTGGGCGCAGATAA
- a CDS encoding ABC transporter ATP-binding protein, giving the protein MPESESVIRLEGISQVYVSEREASLVIEDLSLEIQKGEFVSLVGPSGCGKTTLLSIIAGLLTPTRGEVKVKGKLVGGPSAQIGYMLQQDYLFPWRTILDNALIGLELTGRLDVRSRERVRELLISMGLAGTENQYPSELSGGMRQRVALVRTLATDPGILLLDEPFSALDYQTKLQLEDLVSDTLKQFGKTSVLVTHDLSEAIAVSDRVIVLDRNPGRIRREFIIPDEIRKAQPFHAREQEGFNALFQALWSELDQPGGGEKDA; this is encoded by the coding sequence ATGCCTGAATCCGAAAGTGTGATCCGACTGGAGGGGATCTCTCAAGTATACGTCAGCGAGCGGGAAGCTTCATTGGTGATTGAAGACTTGAGTCTGGAGATCCAAAAAGGAGAGTTCGTCAGCCTCGTTGGACCGAGCGGATGCGGGAAAACGACATTGTTGTCGATCATCGCCGGGCTGCTCACACCCACCCGAGGAGAGGTTAAGGTTAAGGGGAAACTCGTTGGCGGTCCCTCCGCACAGATTGGTTATATGCTTCAACAGGACTATCTGTTTCCATGGCGGACCATTCTCGATAATGCATTGATTGGTCTTGAACTGACAGGCAGATTGGATGTACGGAGTCGTGAGCGTGTACGGGAACTGCTGATCAGTATGGGCTTGGCCGGAACAGAGAATCAGTACCCTTCAGAGCTTTCAGGGGGCATGAGACAGCGGGTGGCTCTGGTGCGCACGCTGGCAACCGACCCGGGAATTTTATTGTTGGATGAACCATTCTCGGCACTCGATTATCAAACCAAGTTGCAATTGGAAGATCTGGTCTCGGACACGTTAAAACAGTTTGGCAAAACCTCTGTACTCGTCACCCATGATTTGTCTGAAGCCATTGCAGTCAGTGATCGCGTCATTGTACTTGATCGCAATCCTGGGCGCATTCGTCGTGAATTTATCATTCCCGATGAAATTCGGAAGGCTCAGCCATTCCATGCCAGGGAGCAAGAAGGGTTCAATGCATTGTTTCAGGCATTATGGAGTGAACTGGATCAGCCCGGGGGAGGTGAGAAAGACGCGTGA
- a CDS encoding ABC transporter substrate-binding protein, whose amino-acid sequence MKYTPWFVRGIVILLIIIVALTSCNKEENEAKITIGEVTRSVFYAPEYVAVAQGFFEEQGLEVDIQTTAGGDKTMAALLAGSVDIALVGAETSIYVYQQGAEDPVINFAQLTQTDGTFLFARNPEGSFDWEQLRDSTFLGQRKGGMPQMAGEFALNKHGINPQSDLELIQNVDFANIASAFASGTGDYVQLFEPQASIFEQEGRGKVVASFGAESGDLPYTVFMTKQSYINDNKDIVQKFTYGLHKAQAWVDSHTAEEVAEVITPFFKDIDPAILVSSVNRYKEQGSYATDPIIDEEEWNNLLDVMSAAGELKERVDMNAIVDNVYAKEAANSK is encoded by the coding sequence ATGAAATACACGCCATGGTTCGTCCGGGGCATCGTTATCCTGCTGATTATCATTGTGGCGCTTACCAGCTGTAATAAGGAAGAGAATGAAGCCAAAATTACGATTGGCGAAGTGACTCGTTCGGTATTTTACGCACCGGAGTATGTGGCTGTGGCTCAAGGCTTTTTTGAGGAGCAGGGACTTGAGGTGGATATTCAGACGACTGCTGGCGGTGACAAAACAATGGCGGCATTACTCGCAGGTTCGGTGGATATCGCCTTGGTAGGAGCGGAAACGTCCATATACGTCTATCAGCAGGGAGCGGAAGATCCGGTCATTAACTTTGCTCAACTCACCCAGACGGATGGTACTTTTCTGTTCGCACGTAACCCAGAAGGCAGCTTCGATTGGGAGCAACTGAGGGATTCCACATTTTTAGGACAGCGCAAAGGCGGCATGCCGCAAATGGCAGGGGAGTTCGCATTGAACAAACATGGCATTAATCCGCAGAGTGATCTGGAGCTGATTCAGAATGTGGACTTTGCCAACATTGCATCTGCTTTCGCCTCAGGCACGGGAGATTATGTTCAACTATTTGAACCCCAGGCATCGATCTTTGAACAAGAAGGTCGAGGTAAGGTTGTAGCATCGTTTGGAGCAGAAAGTGGTGATCTGCCCTACACGGTTTTCATGACGAAACAGAGCTATATTAACGACAACAAGGATATCGTGCAAAAGTTTACGTACGGTCTGCACAAAGCACAAGCGTGGGTAGATTCACATACGGCTGAAGAGGTTGCAGAAGTCATTACTCCTTTCTTCAAAGACATTGATCCAGCCATTCTGGTCAGCAGTGTAAACCGTTATAAAGAACAGGGCAGCTACGCTACGGACCCGATCATTGATGAGGAAGAGTGGAACAATCTGCTTGATGTTATGAGTGCTGCCGGAGAGCTGAAAGAACGCGTGGATATGAATGCAATTGTGGATAATGTCTATGCGAAAGAAGCTGCAAATTCAAAGTAA
- a CDS encoding carboxypeptidase M32: MDKQTQEHLESFRNLARKIKSYHEAIGLLHWDLRTGAPKKGVPTRSETLGMLSTEAFKLQTSADMKTYLDALTTPAVLEQLEDIDRRLVEDCKKEYDRSQSVPPEKVQAYTVLTAKSETAWEDAKHNSDFAGFSPYLTDIVKLKQEFIDYWGVKDTRYDTLLDMYEPDLTVEKVDAVFARLKARLVPLQEKINASDNQPNTEFLNQLFDTKQQEKFSLFILEQMGYDFEAGRLDESVHPFATGLNPGDVRITTHYLQDDVASAVFSSLHEGGHALYEQNIDDSLAGTLLAEGTSMGIHESQSRLWENMIGRSLPFWERYYKDLQQHFPQLSEVELEDFYRAINRVESSLIRIEADELTYNLHIIIRYEIEKMLFNDGLEVKDLPETWNAKYKEYLGIMPTNDGEGVLQDVHWSGGDFGYFASYSLGNMYAAQILHTLRKEMPEFDTLIAEGNLIPIKEWLTDKIYRHGKSRTPSELIVAVTGEELNPDYLADYLEAKYAEIYKL, encoded by the coding sequence ATGGATAAACAAACACAGGAACATTTGGAATCCTTCCGTAATCTGGCTCGTAAAATCAAGAGCTATCATGAAGCCATTGGTTTGCTTCACTGGGATCTGCGCACAGGTGCGCCCAAAAAAGGCGTTCCGACTCGTTCAGAGACGCTGGGTATGTTGTCCACCGAAGCATTCAAGCTGCAAACCTCGGCTGACATGAAAACCTACCTGGATGCATTGACTACTCCAGCAGTATTGGAACAACTCGAAGATATAGATCGTCGTCTGGTTGAAGATTGCAAGAAAGAGTATGATCGCAGTCAATCCGTACCACCTGAGAAAGTGCAAGCCTATACCGTACTCACGGCCAAATCCGAAACTGCTTGGGAAGATGCCAAGCATAACAGTGATTTTGCAGGGTTCTCCCCATATCTGACAGATATCGTTAAGCTCAAACAAGAGTTTATTGATTATTGGGGTGTAAAGGATACGCGTTACGATACGCTGCTTGATATGTACGAACCGGATCTGACCGTTGAAAAAGTGGATGCTGTATTTGCTCGGCTCAAAGCACGTTTGGTGCCTTTGCAAGAGAAAATTAATGCTTCTGACAACCAGCCCAATACAGAGTTCCTGAATCAGTTGTTTGACACCAAACAGCAGGAGAAGTTCAGTCTGTTCATCTTGGAACAAATGGGCTATGACTTTGAAGCTGGACGCTTGGACGAGAGTGTGCATCCTTTTGCAACGGGGCTTAACCCGGGTGATGTGCGGATCACAACACATTACCTGCAGGATGATGTAGCAAGCGCAGTCTTCAGTTCACTGCATGAGGGCGGACATGCCCTGTATGAGCAAAATATTGATGACAGTCTGGCGGGTACCCTTCTGGCTGAAGGAACGTCCATGGGAATTCATGAGTCTCAGTCCCGTCTTTGGGAGAACATGATTGGTCGCAGCCTGCCATTCTGGGAACGCTATTACAAAGATTTGCAGCAGCATTTCCCGCAACTGAGCGAAGTTGAACTGGAAGATTTCTATCGTGCAATCAACCGGGTGGAGAGTTCACTCATTCGGATTGAAGCGGATGAACTGACCTATAATCTGCACATTATTATCCGGTATGAGATTGAAAAAATGTTATTCAACGATGGCTTGGAAGTGAAGGATCTGCCAGAGACCTGGAATGCGAAATACAAGGAATACCTTGGTATTATGCCAACGAATGATGGAGAGGGCGTTCTGCAGGATGTTCACTGGTCTGGTGGCGACTTTGGATACTTTGCTTCGTATTCTCTGGGCAATATGTATGCAGCACAAATTCTACATACATTGCGTAAGGAAATGCCGGAGTTTGATACCCTCATTGCCGAAGGTAATCTGATTCCGATTAAGGAATGGCTTACAGACAAGATCTACCGGCATGGGAAAAGTCGGACACCTTCTGAATTGATTGTTGCCGTAACGGGTGAAGAATTGAACCCGGATTATCTTGCTGATTACCTGGAAGCTAAATACGCCGAGATCTACAAGTTGTAG